ttttatggcctctttttaaagctgtctgaattctgttaactcaaacgttgtttttgtactcgttctgtacgcaactatatcaatatgtctggacgcggaaaaggaggtaaaggattgggaaaaggaggtgctaaacgtcaccgaaaaattcttcgtgataacattcagggaatcacaaaacctgctattcgacgtcttgctcgacgaggtggtgtcaaacgtatctctggccttatctatgaggaaaccagaggtgtactgaaggttttcttagagaatgttattcgtgatgctgtaacctacacagagcacgctaaacgcaagaccgttaccgctatggatgttgtttatgccttaaaacgtcaaggaagaactctttacggattcggaggttaagcgttgtcattgctcaacaaaaacggctatttttatagccacaaatcttttaaaacattactttgtgcacgcttccaaattacacaatgtgtaaagtcttgtcacagttacatttattgctatacgatactatgtcatatatgacacaaaaaaaatttagaaatactttgtagggttaatttgcctgggagtgtttccgtgaaaagctgggttaagttaaatgtaagcaataacatggatcaatgtacttgtcttttctgcaagtacagctaataatacgtatgaaaagtgaagctaatccacacacacacatggggaagtattttaaatgtaggctagtgttcttaagcacattatttagaagttttattaacttcggttaacttgtagtgacgccaagtaaatgtttttttaaagatgtgtggtcttaaaaaagaccgtttgtgtttggtagacgttggtttacttgctgcttgtgtattttgtgacggcttttgttccttcactgactgcgtgttttgcaagttctccaggcaagagaagacgtactgcggtttgaatttcacgagaagagatggtcgactttttgttttgaagagccaaacgcgaagcttcggaagcaatgcgctcaaagatgtcgttgacaaatgagttcatgatgctcatagctttgcttgaaactccgacatctgggtgaacttgtttcaaaacattgtagatgtaaatagcataactttcctttctctttctcttgcgtttcttttcaccagttccaccaatctttcctccttttttgccggctcttttttcacctttcttggctactttaggtgcctgttttcctcctttagctgctgcgtcagacatggttaaaaatttttgctacttaacttgtaaataagcattaaactgcaagtcaaaactttttgtttataagtaaaaaaatcggatcgaattcgatccgaaaacgccgatacgcaatttaattggttaaaaaaaaaatcttttgtttaatacttaattatgattggttaaaaaaacatgatttcgatcctatttttatgatgaaaaaacgagtaaagtttatttcgttaacacttacgttaaatattcgtacgtttttgtattaacttacaaatcaaatcgcagttatgtctggacgtggaaaaggtggaaaagctaaggctaaagccaagacaagatcctcaagagctggacttcaatttccagtcggtagagtgcatagattccttcgtagagggcactatgctaaccgaattggatctggagcaccagtttacttagcagccgtcttggaatatttatctgctgagatattggagttggctggtaacgcagcaagagacaacaaaaaagctaggattattccaagacatttacaattggctgttcgtaatgatgaagaattaaacaaacttttgagcggtgtaaccattgcagctggtggtgttttgccaaacattcaagctgtcttactcccaaagaagaacgacaaaggacagaagaagtaaaccgctacactcagaaaacaacggctatttttatagccacacatctttaaaaaaacattgtttttttcacaaaactataaccttaaagtctaatagataatccatgcatacgccttgtcctaagtaactcaaagaaattaaataaaaaaatttgatcacaacgtcaaaataaattgcacgtatttgcccctactaatgtctacggccataccacgatgaacacacccgttctcgtctgatcacggaagttaagcatcgtcgggccgggatagtacttggatgggggaccgcctgggaactcccggtgtcgtaggcttttcattttcatttgttgccttttcatttcaatggtgctgtgatatatttcttgttataacaattaaggaacgtggcggttgttgaaagtgtttcctatgacattttcctacgacattttcaggtgatagtacgagaaaaaagagctttcaaatgcatacaaactcgatctattgccgatcatccaataaccctgacggaatggcaaataaaataaaattccgccgccttccgaggacttatatcgcaatcacgtttcgtaacagccaagcgaggttttaccttagcgtttaagtcaccaccgacatttggccgcgcaacttttctaagctcattcattttgaattaaggagggggcgagcgcggacgcaggcccccactaccagaaattgtacggtcgagttactgacgtttgcagtaatcgcagaggtcagcccaagcgtagtgcaatgcaagagcctcactctggaagaaaaccctcattgatcagtctttacttccccgtcaggtaagtatgagttggaactgcaccgtagcatgagggtacccttcaaagtttgttaatgcttgtggcttgagtgtgttataaactgccgtgtcgcggggcataggctgtattctcccccagtgtacgcgttttgttcccgccgtagactatgcagagtgccgtcggaaagaggactgctattattcttttattgcttatgtg
This is a stretch of genomic DNA from Hydractinia symbiolongicarpus strain clone_291-10 chromosome 9, HSymV2.1, whole genome shotgun sequence. It encodes these proteins:
- the LOC130656749 gene encoding histone H2B, gonadal-like, coding for MSDAAAKGGKQAPKVAKKGEKRAGKKGGKIGGTGEKKRKRKRKESYAIYIYNVLKQVHPDVGVSSKAMSIMNSFVNDIFERIASEASRLALQNKKSTISSREIQTAVRLLLPGELAKHAVSEGTKAVTKYTSSK